A genome region from Gadus chalcogrammus isolate NIFS_2021 chromosome 5, NIFS_Gcha_1.0, whole genome shotgun sequence includes the following:
- the med6 gene encoding mediator of RNA polymerase II transcription subunit 6 gives MAAGDMRDNLLGISWVDSGWVPILNPGNVLDYFSERSNPFYDRTCNNEVVKMQRLTLEHLNQMVGVEYILLHAQEPILYIIRKQQRHAPSQGGPVTVPLADYYIIAGVVYQAPDLGSVIGSRVLSAVHGIQSAFDEAMSYCRYHPSKGYWWHFKDQEEREKAKPKSKKKEEPSSLFQRQRVDMLLLDLRSKFPPTFYQPKPGEKPIPVEVKKEPEPPAETVKQETEREPATKTSAPAPPSKPPPEKRARLQ, from the exons ATGGCGGCGGGGGATATGAGAG ACAACCTGTTGGGGATCTCGTGGGTTGACAGTGGATGGGTGCCCATCCTCAACCCGGGCAACGTGCTGGACTACTTTTCCGAGAGAAGTAACCCATTTTACGACCGCACCTGCAACAATGAGGTGGTCAAGATGCAGCGGCTCACACTGGAACATCTGAA TCAGATGGTGGGTGTGGAGTACATTCTTCTTCATGCCCAGGAGCCCATTCTGTACATCATCCGCAAGCAGCAGAGACACGCACCCTCACAAG GGGGCCCCGTCACGGTGCCGCTGGCTGACTACTACATCATAGCAGGGGTGGTGTACCAGGCCCCCGACCTGGGCTCTGTCATTGGATCCAGAGTG CTGTCCGCGGTGCATGGGATCCAGTCGGCCTTCGACGAGGCTATGTCCTACTGCCGCTACCACCCCTCTAAAGGCTACTGGTGGCACTTCAaagaccaggaggagagag AGAAAGCCAAGCCTAAAtccaagaagaaggaggagcctAGCTCTTTGTTCCAGAGGCAGCGCGTCGACATGCTGCTGCTGGACCTCCGCTCCAAGTTCCCGCCCACATTCTACCAG ccCAAACCTGGCGAGAAACCAATCCCAG tggaggtgaagaaggagccGGAGCCTCCTGCAGAGACGGTGAagcaggagacggagagagagccgGCCACCAAGACCTccgcccctgcccccccaaGCAAACCCCCCCCGGAGAAGAGAGCCCGACTCCAGTGa
- the LOC130382168 gene encoding tetratricopeptide repeat protein 9A: MSVRPAAQDGSPRGEAAGPGRKCDSGAAAGSPRHQQQQPPNLRTKDARFQHQQQQRHHHGGPQLRQPSSAHSEPADTVRRALDFKTQGTQCYKDKKYREAIGKYHRALLEMKGLCRVLGDPDTGSAGTGSSTPKSPPSLLLTSRGKSSPLTEEQEGAVENAELECYNSLAACLLQMELVNYERVKEYCLKVLRKEGENFKALYRSGVAYYHLGDFQKALHYLKESHKQEPSDTNVIRYIQLTELKIRRTAQRDKKEAA; the protein is encoded by the exons ATGAGCGTCCGCCCGGCTGCCCAGGACGGCTCCCCCAGAGGGGAGGCTGCAGGCCCGGGGAGGAAGTGTGACAGCGGCGCGGCGGCTGGATCCCCGcggcaccagcagcagcagccacccaACCTCCGCACCAAGGATGCCCGCTTCCAGCACCAGCAACAACAGAGGCACCACCACGGAGGGCCGCAGCTCCGGCAGCCGTCCTCCGCACACTCCGAGCCGGCCGACACGGTGCGCCGGGCGCTGGACTTCAAGACGCAGGGCACCCAATGCTACAAGGACAAGAAGTACCGGGAGGCCATCGGGAAGTACCACCGCGCTCTGCTGGAGATGAAGGGTCTGTGTCGCGTGCTGGGAGACCCGGACACTGGCTCTGCTGGGACCGGGTCCAGCACCCCCAAGTCCCCGCCGTCGCTCCTCCTGACGAGCCGCGGTAAGTCCAGCCCGCTgacggaggagcaggagggggccGTGGAGAACGCGGAGCTCGAGTGCTACAACAGCCTGGCGG CCTGCCTGCTGCAGATGGAGCTGGTCAACTACGAGCGAGTGAAGGAGTACTGTCTCAAGGTGCTccggaaggagggggagaactTCAAGGCCCTGTACCGCTCCGGCGTGGCCTATTACCACCTGGGGGACTTCCAGAAGGCCCTGCACTACCTCAAGGAGTCCCACAAACAGGAGCCGTCCG ACACCAACGTCATCCGCTACATCCAACTGACGGAGCTGAAGATCCGACGCACCGCCCAGCGGGACAAGAAGGAGGCGGCATGA